In the Daphnia pulicaria isolate SC F1-1A chromosome 2, SC_F0-13Bv2, whole genome shotgun sequence genome, one interval contains:
- the LOC124327235 gene encoding protein phosphatase PTC7 homolog translates to MHSVYGRLLSRSIVSGLYNCSSSNNSSGSSRTSVGNSSNETVSIKSKPKLVSAVAGFPKSFRSGKVRKGQIGDDAWLMKNIDSADILAVADGVGGWRDYGVDPSDFSLSLMRSIERITTVSSPCNFRNPVDLLSAAFRELLHSKRPITGSSTACILILEHESNNLFTVNIGDSGFLVVRKGRVVHKSEEQQHYFNTPFQLALPPPGHHGSALSDSPQSASQSQFAVQDGDVILLATDGVFDNVPTPILVAELSKLGGVKDQLCVQQTANSIALMARNLSFDGRYMSPFSQRARDYGIRAIGGKPDDITVLLATVAI, encoded by the exons ATGCATAGTGTTTATGGCCGTTTGTTGTCGCGTTCCATAGTCAGTGGATTGTATAACTGTTCAAGCTCCAATAATTCTAGTGGTTCTTCTCGAACAAGCGTTGGGAATTCTTCAAACGAAACTGTCTCGATCAAGTCTAAGCCAAAGTTGGtttctgctgttgctggtttCCCTAAAAGTTTTAGATCTGGCAAAGTTCGTAAGGGCCAAATAGGTGATGATGCTTGGCTTATGAAAAACATAGACAGTGCAGATATCCTAG CTGTTGCTGATGGTGTTGGAGGATGGAGAGATTATGGAGTTGACCCTAGTGATTTCTCGTTATCACTTATGCGCTCTATAGAAAGAATAACCACAGTTAGCAGTCCTTGTAATTTTCGAAATCCTGTTGATCTCTTATCTGCTGCCTTTCGTGAGTTACTTCATTCTAAGCGGCCAATTACAG GAAGCAGCACTGCCTGTATTTTAATTCTCGAGCATGAGTCTAACAACTTATTTACTGTCAATATTGGAGACTCTGGATTTTTAGTAGTTCGAAAAGGTCGTGTAGTTCACAAATCTgaagaacaacaacattatTTCAACACACCATTTCAGTTAGCCTTACCTCCCCCAGGGCACCATGGTTCTGCTCTGAGTGATAG TCCACAGTCTGCCAGCCAAAGTCAGTTTGCTGTACAAGATGGTGATGTCATACTTCTTGCGACGGATGGTGTCTTCGACAACGTGCCAACCCCAATACTTGTAGCAGAACTCAGCAAACTTGGTGGTGTAAAAGATCAATTATGTGTTCAACAAACTGCGAATAGTATTGCCTTGATGGCAAGAAATTTGTCGTTTGACGGAAGATACATGTCACCTTTTTCCCAGAGAGCTCGAGACTATGGAATCCGGGCTATTG GTGGAAAACCTGACGATATAACGGTCCTTTTAGCAACGGTCgcgatttaa